The sequence GCGCTAGATATTGTCCGTAACTGTTTTTGGCAAGCGGTTTAGCGAGCTCGAGTAGTTTTTCTTTGGAGACGTACCCCTTCAAAAACGCAATCTCTTCCAAACACGCCACCTTTAGCCCTTGTCGCTTTTCGATAGTTTCGATAAAAGCGCTCGCTTCCAGCAAGGTTTCGTGAGTGCCTGCGTCTAGCCAAGCCATACCGCGCCCAAGCAACTCGATTCTCAACCGTTTTTGCTGCAAATAAGCGTCTATAATATCGACTATTTCTAGTTCGCCTCGCGCGCTTGGTTTAAGCGTTTTGGCGATTTGAACGCACTGGCTAGTAAAAAAGTAGAGACCCGGAACGACAAAATTGCTTTTTGGCTTCAAAGGTTTTTCTTCTATGCCGATCGCATTTGCCTTGTCGTCGAGCTCAATTACGCCGTAGCGTTCAGGATCGGCGACGCGGTAACCAAATATAACCGCTTTTTGCTCGTCGCAAACTATTTTAACGACTTTTTGCAACGTCTGCTCGAATGCGTCGCCGTGAAAAACGTTGTCGCCCAACGCCAAACAAACATCGTCGCGTCCTATAAACTCTTCGCCGATAATAAACGCTTGCGCCAGCCCTTCCGGATTAGGCTGAACGGCATAGGAGATTTTCAATCCAAAATCGCCGCCGTCTCCCAATAACGATTGAAACGCCGCCTGGTCCCGCGGTAACGAAATAATCAAAATCTCTCTCAAACCCGCGAGCATAAGGGTTGAAAGCGGATAGTAGATCATAGGTTTATCGTAGATCGGAAGCAGTTGCTTGCTAAGCGCTTTAGTAATTGGATACAGCCTAGAGCCGCTACCTCCCGCCAAAACTATAGCCTTCATTTTTGATCTTTCCATTGCGGTTTTATAGTAATTACGCACGCGAACAGTAATACGAACGTAATAATTCTGCTAAAGTCAACTAAAGTAGAGCCCGGAATGCTTTGGATAAGTAGTTCTATTAACAGCGCGCCGCAAAACATCTTGGCAAATGCGCCTACGGCGA comes from Helicobacteraceae bacterium and encodes:
- the rfbA gene encoding glucose-1-phosphate thymidylyltransferase RfbA, translating into MKAIVLAGGSGSRLYPITKALSKQLLPIYDKPMIYYPLSTLMLAGLREILIISLPRDQAAFQSLLGDGGDFGLKISYAVQPNPEGLAQAFIIGEEFIGRDDVCLALGDNVFHGDAFEQTLQKVVKIVCDEQKAVIFGYRVADPERYGVIELDDKANAIGIEEKPLKPKSNFVVPGLYFFTSQCVQIAKTLKPSARGELEIVDIIDAYLQQKRLRIELLGRGMAWLDAGTHETLLEASAFIETIEKRQGLKVACLEEIAFLKGYVSKEKLLELAKPLAKNSYGQYLARLAKESK